Part of the Sphingobium lignivorans genome is shown below.
TGCCCGGCGGCTTCACCGGCATTCTCGAGCGGACCGGCGGCCGGTCCGAGCGCGTGCCGGTCATCGTGGACGACGGCGAGTGGGTGCTCGACAGCTGGGTGATCGCGGAATATCTCGACGAGAAATATCCTGATCGCCCCATGCTGTTCGAGGGGCCGGCCCAGAAGAACCTCATGAAGTTCCTGGACAACTGGCTGTGGTCCACGGCGGTGGGCCCGTGGTTCCGCTGCTACATCCTCGATTATCACGATCTCTCGCTGCCGCAGGACCGCGATTATGTGCGCTGGAGCCGCGAGCAGTGGTTCCTGGGCGGGCAGCGCCTGGAAGACGTGCAGGCCGGCCGCGAGGAGCGCCTGCCGCTCGTGCCGCCGACGCTCGAGCCCTTCCGCCGCATTCTCGCGGAAACCAAGTGGCTCGGCGGCGACCAGCCGAACTTCGCGGACTATTCGGCGCTGGCGGTGTTCCTCTGGACCGCGTCCGTTGCCCGCACGCCGCCGCTCACCGAGGATGATCCGCTGCGGGACTGGCTGGACCGGGGCTTCGACCTGTTTGACGGCCTCGGCCGCCATCCCGGCATGAACCCGCTGTTCGGGCTCAAGCTGCGGGAAGGCGATCCCGAGCCCTTCGTCCGGCAGACCGGTCCTGCCGGCGCTGGCGGACAGGCTCTCAACAAGGGGCCGCAGACCACGAAGATGCCGCCGCGCGTCGCCGAGAAAGCGGACTGACGGAAGGGGAGGCGGGGGCGCCGCCTCTCGCCTCCGGGAAGCCTGAAGACAGCGGACACGAGGACACAGGAGCAAGCATGGCCGAACCACAGGAACTGACGATCTATCATATCCCCGGCTGCCCCTTCTCCGAGCGGGTGGAAATCATGCTTGAGCTCAAGGGCCTGCGCATGAAGGATGTCGAGATCGACATTTCCAAGCCGCGCCCGGACTGGCTGCTTGCCAAGACCGGGGGCACGACTGCGCTTCCGCTTCTCGACGTCGAGAATGGCGAGAGCCTCAAGGAAAGCATGGTCATCCTGCGCTATCTGGAGCAGCGCTATCCCGACCCGGCGGTGGCGCATCCCGATCCCTTCTGTCACGCGGTGGAAGGCATGCTGGCGGAACTGTCCGGCCCCTTCTCCGGCGCGGGCTACCGGATGATCCTCAACCGGGACATCGGCAAGCGGGAGGAGATGCGCGCTGCCGTCGATGCCGAGTTCGGCAAGGTGGACGCGTTCCTCAAACGCTATGCGACCGGCAGCGACTTTCTGTTCGACGATCGCTTCGGCTGGGCGGAAGTGGCGTTCACGCCGATGTTCAAGCGCCTGTGGTTCCTGGACTATTATGAGGATTATGAAGTGCCGGCACGCTTCGACCGGGTGCTGCGCTGGCGCGCGGCGTGCACGGCGCATCCGGCCGCGCAATATCGCTCGAAGGAAGAGCTGCTGAAGCTCTATTATGACTACACGCAAGGCGGCGGGAATGGCCGCATTCCCGAGGGGCGCAGCATCTCCAGCTTCTCGCCGGATTTCGACTGGCGCGCGCGCCCGATGCCGCCCCGCGACAAATGGGGGCACGCGGCGACCGACGCGGAACTGGGTCTCACCCGCTGACGCCCGGGGGCGGGGCTGCCTCGCTTCGTGACGCAGCCCTTCCGCAGCTGGAGCGCAACGCAGGCCGGCCTTGCGGGGCGATCTGCTGGCCAGCCACGTCCCGTTAAGGGAGTCCATGGCATGGAAGCTGCTTCGGGCTATCGCGGCCTAGCGAGGGCTAGGTAAAGCAGCTACATAGCCCACCATCCGGCGCTGACGGGGCAACAGGCTGTTTCCCAGGCGCCATCCTTTTCCTCAACCGGGAGATGACCAGTTGATGTCGATGAGTTTGTTGCTGGCTGCCGCGGCTGCCGCCGGATCGGCCAATTACATCCCGTCCTCACCGGACCTGGGGATTGAAGAAGGACGCTGCCGCCCGAACGAGAGTGGTCCCTCCTTCCTCATCACCCTGGCAGGTCTCAAGGATCGCAAGGGCCGCGTGAAGGTCGAGCTCTATCCCAACAATGACGATGATTTCCTGCAGGACGACAATATCCTCGTGATGGCGGGCAAGGCCTTCCGCCGGGTCGAGATGCCTGTGCCGCAGACCGGCCCGGTCGTGCTCTGCATCCGCGCGCCTGCAGCGGGAAATTACACGCTCAGCCTGCTTCATGATCGCGACGCCAATCGCAAGTTCGGGCTGTCCGTCGATGGCATCGGCTTCCCCGGCGATCCCAAGCTCGGCTGGTCCAAGCCCAAGGCCCGCAGCGCGGCGGCGGCGGTCGGCAATGGCCCGACGCGCATCACCGTGACGATGCAGTATCGCAAGGGCCTGTTCAGCTTCGGCCCGCTCAACAAGTAACGGGTCGCTTGCCTCAGGCGCGATGCCGGCCTTCGGCCTCGTCGCGCTCTCAGCCGACGGGCGGGCGGGAGCGGTCAACCACCGGATTGGCCACCAGCTTTTCGTAATAAGCGAAGAGGTCCGCGAAATGCTCGTCGATCGTGCGCACGTTGCGGGCATGCTCCAGCGCGCGGGCACGCACCGCCTCGCGCGGGGCGGCGATGAAGTCCAGAATGGCCTTTGCGGCTGATCGCGGATCTGCCGACGCGTAGAGCCAGCCGTCCGCCAGACGGGCATGGTCCGCCGCACCGCCCCGGTCCGGCATGATGAGCGGCAGGCCGGCCGCGCGCGCTTCGCCGCCGACCGTGCAGAAGACTTCCGCCTCGCAGCCGTGGATCAGCGCGTCGCAGCTCGCAAAGAGTCGCGCGACTTCGTGCCGGTCCGAGATCGGCGAGATGAGATGCACGTGCGGATTCTCCGCAGCAGCGGCCACCACGCGGGCCTGATCGCGCCCGTCGCCGGCGATGATGAGGCCCACCGGCGCGTGAACGCCGGCGGCCGTGACGGCTTCGATCACCATCGGCCAGCGCTTTTCCGGCCCGTGCCGCCCCGCCCCGAGCAGCAGGGTCGCGGACGGATCGAGCGCGCATCGGGCGAGCAGGCGGGCGCGCAGGCCCTCGTCGCGATAAGCGGGGGAGAAGATGCCCGGCTGCACGCCCATGGGATTGGTGATGACCCGCGTCATGCCGCCCGCGAGCAGCCGGTTGGTCTGGTCCTCGCCCGTGGTGATCGCGCCGTCGAAGAGCTGGTCCATGCGCTGGAGATGCCGCCAGAACATGCCGAAGGCGCGGTCGATGACCGGGCGGGAAGCGATGGGGTCGAACCAGCGATAGGCATAAGCGGACATGGGGTCCGCGTGCATGATGAGCGCCCGTGGCGCCTTGCCGGGCCATTCGCCCACGAAGCGCGCACTGCGCCAAGGCGAGGATGCTTCCACGATGTCCGGCGCGAGCTGGTCCAGCGTGGCGTGGAGCGTCTCCACATCCCGGAAATAATGATAGCGCCGGTCGAGCGGAAACTGCGGATCCTTGAGATAGACGATCCGCGCGCCCGGCCCCCGGTCCTCGACGCGATAGCCAGGCCCCGGCGCAATGACGATGATCTCGTGCCCGGCCGCCGGGCCGGCGAGCAGCTTTCGCTCGATATAGGTTTTTACGCCACCGCCGAAGGGCGTGTAGAAGGCTGCGACATCGACAATCCGCATGGCGTCAGTCGGGCAGGCCGGTGCCGGCGGCGCCCGTGGACGGGAGCGCGCGCATCAGTCTGCCTTGCCGCGCCTGGGGGGCAACGTGACGAGATCGCCGATCGCAAGGGCGGCGCCGACCAGAAGATGCGTGAGCAGCATGAGCGTCGCCATCAACGCCATGAGGATCTGGATCTCCTTGTCGTTGCCGACGACGAGCACCGCGAAGGCGGCGAAGATCACATCCTTGTTGCTGATGAGCGGCAGGCGCCCAAGCAGCATCTTGGCGGTCGCCAGCACCAGCCACCAGCCGAGCGCCACCTGTGGCAGCGCGATGCTCCAGAGCACCGCCATGAGCACGTTGGAGACAATGAGCCGCACCGCATGGAGCGCGGAAATGCCCCATAGCTGCCCCTTGCTCAGGCTGAAGATATGCTTGCTGAACAGAGCAACGATCAGGGAGATGAGCGTGATGACGCCGACCGAAGCGGCGAGCGCGGTGCTCGTCAGCCCCAGGTTGAATGTCCGGGCGAAGGGATAGACCATCGCCATCATCACCAGCGTCACGATGTTGGAGACGAAGGCCGAGAGAATGGCCACGTCCTTCACCGCGCCGAAGGGCGAAGTGGTCATCTTCACCTTCTTGCGCGCCCAGCTGTAGAAATAGGCCTCGCCCAGATAATCGACGAGAAGCTGGTTGCTCACATTCTTGCGGGCCAGCGCGACCATCCCCTCGAGAGGAATGCCCCATAGCCAGCGAAAGATGATGAAATCGAAGACGATGCCCGTCATGTAATATATGACGAACACGCCCCAGAAGAGGGGGCTCTTGGGCACCACCGCGATCAGTTGCTGGAAATCGAAGGTC
Proteins encoded:
- a CDS encoding glycosyltransferase; translated protein: MRIVDVAAFYTPFGGGVKTYIERKLLAGPAAGHEIIVIAPGPGYRVEDRGPGARIVYLKDPQFPLDRRYHYFRDVETLHATLDQLAPDIVEASSPWRSARFVGEWPGKAPRALIMHADPMSAYAYRWFDPIASRPVIDRAFGMFWRHLQRMDQLFDGAITTGEDQTNRLLAGGMTRVITNPMGVQPGIFSPAYRDEGLRARLLARCALDPSATLLLGAGRHGPEKRWPMVIEAVTAAGVHAPVGLIIAGDGRDQARVVAAAAENPHVHLISPISDRHEVARLFASCDALIHGCEAEVFCTVGGEARAAGLPLIMPDRGGAADHARLADGWLYASADPRSAAKAILDFIAAPREAVRARALEHARNVRTIDEHFADLFAYYEKLVANPVVDRSRPPVG
- a CDS encoding beta-etherase; the encoded protein is MARNNTITLYDLQLESGCTISPYVWRTKYALKHKGFDIDIVPGGFTGILERTGGRSERVPVIVDDGEWVLDSWVIAEYLDEKYPDRPMLFEGPAQKNLMKFLDNWLWSTAVGPWFRCYILDYHDLSLPQDRDYVRWSREQWFLGGQRLEDVQAGREERLPLVPPTLEPFRRILAETKWLGGDQPNFADYSALAVFLWTASVARTPPLTEDDPLRDWLDRGFDLFDGLGRHPGMNPLFGLKLREGDPEPFVRQTGPAGAGGQALNKGPQTTKMPPRVAEKAD
- a CDS encoding DUF2141 domain-containing protein: MSMSLLLAAAAAAGSANYIPSSPDLGIEEGRCRPNESGPSFLITLAGLKDRKGRVKVELYPNNDDDFLQDDNILVMAGKAFRRVEMPVPQTGPVVLCIRAPAAGNYTLSLLHDRDANRKFGLSVDGIGFPGDPKLGWSKPKARSAAAAVGNGPTRITVTMQYRKGLFSFGPLNK
- a CDS encoding glutathione S-transferase family protein, translated to MAEPQELTIYHIPGCPFSERVEIMLELKGLRMKDVEIDISKPRPDWLLAKTGGTTALPLLDVENGESLKESMVILRYLEQRYPDPAVAHPDPFCHAVEGMLAELSGPFSGAGYRMILNRDIGKREEMRAAVDAEFGKVDAFLKRYATGSDFLFDDRFGWAEVAFTPMFKRLWFLDYYEDYEVPARFDRVLRWRAACTAHPAAQYRSKEELLKLYYDYTQGGGNGRIPEGRSISSFSPDFDWRARPMPPRDKWGHAATDAELGLTR